The Podospora pseudoanserina strain CBS 124.78 chromosome 7 map unlocalized CBS124.78p_7, whole genome shotgun sequence region AACCTGGTGATGTCCTGCTCCCAAATTCTGGTAGGGAGGAATGCGGTAACTGGCTGGAGGCAACTTCCACAGGTTCACTTCCAGACAGGAGTGCTGAACTCTTTTGAGTCTTTCCCCATTACACACACAATCAGTCCTGCCCCTTCATTGAAAGTCGTTCTTTCCTCCCCATGGCAAACAGCCAAAGCCTtcactcccaccccaccaccgctcccTTCACCACGCAGCCCGCTCCCGGATTTATAATTTAGAATTTTGCACTCGACAATGACTGGAGGTTTGGTGCAGTGGTATTTACGAGGGACGCCTGAGTATTATTACTATTGACCGATCCTTCCGGGGGAGATTAAGTGGTACCACCTACTTCCAGCCAACTGACGGGTTCGAGCCGAGGTTGGGACACTGAAactcttttttatttttatttttttattccccccccccccttctttgtGTTGACTTCCACTCATTTCCTTTGGACCCTTTCACTGCAACTAGCAGCTTGActtatttaatattattacttgCCACCATCAAGTAGCTCTTCTTGTATTAACTTTTGCCTGTGATGTGTCCTTTGGGTGTTGGTATCATACCTTCATTTCGACCTTGGCTCTGACCCAATTCTAAATTGAtgtccaacaccaacgagccaaagcatcatcatccatccgCTACACCCGTAGTTTTGAtgatcttttcttttcccccctttgaCAATACCGTCCTCTCATTCTTCCCCCAACCACGGCTTTTATCCCACTTCTCCTTTGCCTTTCACAACCCCAAATCCCATattcctcccccatctccctttcCCGAACcctcacatcaaccccctaACAAACTGATCCAGCCCCAACTCAAAAAGCTcattcctcaccccctcaccccccttgTGTTCCACCGGACTGAGCGGGTTCTTCACCACATACTCCACCCACAGGTTGATATATATTTGATGCAGCACATTCCGCATGCTCAGCGTCGCCACGTCAGTCAGCATGACGAACCGCAGATTGGAGGCTGTCTCGTAGTAGTGGAGCTTGTACTGCGCGGTTCGGTAACTGATAAAGGCGTCGTCGGAGCCGCCGAGTTTGCGGACCATGTTTCGGAGGGAGAAGACGGTGCCAAAGATTAGTTTGGCGTTGTCGGAGGATTGTTTTtgggtgaggatgttggaggtgggttgttgtggtggtggttgtggtggttgttgggggtgggagtgggtaggggggaggatgtcggtggaggaggcggcggggggggggagccAGGATTTGGAGTAGATGCATTCCgctggggagaggttgttaGCAATATATAAGGGgcagggagggagggggagggggaacgCACTGTGCCGGTCGAAGATGTAGAAGGAGTAGACGACCATTTTCGGGTTTGGGCCGGCCGGGCCGCGCGCCGGgttgaggggaggatgggggagagaagagagatggGGGCGCGcgacggcggtgatgggagggttgggtggtgagggtgattACTGGGTTTGTAGATCGATTTGGCTGGTATGGACAAGTTG contains the following coding sequences:
- the bet5 gene encoding Trafficking protein particle complex subunit BET5 (EggNog:ENOG503P30X; COG:U), with amino-acid sequence MVVYSFYIFDRHTECIYSKSWLPPPAASSTDILPPTHSHPQQPPQPPPQQPTSNILTQKQSSDNAKLIFGTVFSLRNMVRKLGGSDDAFISYRTAQYKLHYYETASNLRFVMLTDVATLSMRNVLHQIYINLWVEYVVKNPLSPVEHKGGEGVRNELFELGLDQFVRGLM